The Chionomys nivalis chromosome 4, mChiNiv1.1, whole genome shotgun sequence genome contains the following window.
tgaaccacaccccagcccctcactgggggactctaggcaggggctctcccactgaaccacaccccagcccctcactgggggattctaggtggaAGCTCCAGTACCGAGCCGCATCCTAACCCAATCCAAGTACACTCTGAGATAGGCTATTTGGTACAGTTAAGGATATCAgagtctggcctgcagacaggcATCCTCCTTGCTGGCATTCTGGAGCTCGATGTCCAGCTGCTGTAGTTTGGTGCCTTCCTGGCGCATGGATTCCTTCAATTCAAGAAGGCTTtgagccacttcctcctccacagccaggacctctgcaatGGGACAGAAGTAGGTGTCCTTGGATCTGTCCTTTGCTCAGGAAGACTCCAAAGAGATATGTGTCACTACCCAGTCAGAGTTCTGCCACTGCGCCCACATCCGCTGCCCTAGCAGCTTCTGAGCACCTCCCAGAATTTGGGTGTGCTCCTGTTTGCCAGAACACACTCAATACTGAGACTGGCAGTGTGAACCTGTAATCCATTcctctggggcagaggcaggaggatgtagAGTTCTAGGCTGGCTTGGGTTAAACTCAGAGACTGtgccaaaacaaacacaaaaataaatcagtCGGGTGAGATGCCAACAAACCTGACGAACTGAGTCCTGTCCCTAGGACCCACTTGGTAGAGGGACAGAGCTGACTTCCCCAAGTTGTCCACCATGGCTGTTTTGTATGGTGTTGGGGGTGGAAGCCAGAACTTtctatatgctaggcaagcactttaactTACCCACTAAACCAGcactttttatcttttgtttgagGGGTGGtatcatgtagttcaggctggcctctacctcccaaatgctcagAGTCAGTGTACAGTTCCCTCAATGTCTCCTGTTAAAACTGTCCCCCCTTTGGGTGGGTGTTGAGTGGCAGAGtcaagggtctcactatgtccaggctggccacaaactcttGAGCTCAAGGAATTCTTCTGTCTTATCCAAGTTGCTCTACAGAAGCAGGTCATAATATATGGccaatggagccgggcggtggtggcgcacgcctgtaatcccagcactcgggaggcagaggcaggcggatctctgtgagttcgagaccagcctggtctacagagctagttccaggacaggctccaaagccacagagaaaccctgtctcgaaaaatcaaaaaaaaaatatatggccAATGTATAGCCACTGAATTACTTCACTGTAGGGGTGAGGGCTGGGTGAGTTTGacatagggtttctttgtaagcCAATACCGGTCAGAAACTCTATGTAActgaggttggtcttgaattctcAGCAAACCTCCTGCTCTACTCTCAAAATCTAAAATCAAATGTCCAAGTCATCACTGCctcattcaaataaaaaataccatgGTTTGTATAGGAAGTCGGAGGTCACCCTGCAGAAGTCAGCTCTCCTCCACCGTGCAGCTCCTCCGGACCAAACTGAAGTtgtcaggctgggcagcaagcgTCTTGGCCTGAGACAGCTCACTTCTATCTGTTTGCTCCCAAGGCCCCATGCAGGTCTTGTGTGCTCTGAGCTAGTCGCCTAGCACTGTCTTTTGGTCTTTTGACATAGGTCTCACATATATGAGCCTGGGCTTGAATTCTTTAAGATCTTAAGTCCCCGACTCCCTGCTTGTGTGATTGCTGGTTTCACAGGTTCACACCTCGAGCCAGTTTAACGCAGCTCTGAGAACGGAACACAGGGCTTCATGCGCTCCAGGCAAGTACCCTGCCCCCAACTAAGCCACAGCCATGGCCCCTCTCCCATGCTCTGGTTTTCAGAAGCTTACTTTATTCTTAAGCTTTATTACCTTattgtttcttaattatatatatatgtgtgcctgatgcccgtGGAGGCCACAAGGGTCCAAGAGGTTGTGAACAgcctgacatgggtactgggaactgaacacaggctGTCTGGAAAcagggctcttaactgttgagtctcTAGCCACAACAAGGGCTCATGCTGACATCTCAAAGCATTCAAGCACACGTATCTACTGAGCTGGTTTCTCTGGCACAGGCTAAGCAATTCATTTATACAACTGTTTATGGTAACTTCTTATGGGCAGGCCTGAAGGCCTCCAGGGCAAACATGGCCTTCCCACCCCttctctgcccactctctcttcACCTCTCTTACAGGAGGGTTCTTTATAAATGGGTGAAGTATTTCACTATGTAAGTGTCCTAGATACACTGGGGGTTCCCCCTCCTCAGGCATCTGCCATTGGGACTTGTGTGCAGCCCTGCATGGCCTGGGATTTGCTACAGAGACCAAAACTATATCTGTtctcttggtttttcgagtcagggtttctctgtaactttggagcctgtcctggaactagctcttgtacatcaggctggcctcgaactcacagagatccacctgcctctgactcctgagagctgggattaaaggcatgcgccaccaccacccggctctattAACAGCTTAGTGTGCAGGGAGGtatgatctcagcactggagagcagACAGGAAGGACTGTTTGAGTTTCAACCAGGCTCAGCTACAGAGTTCTAAACTAGCTTGAGCTATGTTTAAGACTGGGTCttggcaagttttttttttttggtttttcgagacagggtttctctgtggtttcggagcctgtcctggtactagctcttgtagaccaggctggacttgaactcacagagattcgcctgcctctgcctcccgagtgctgggattaaaggcctgcgccaccaacgcccggctgagTCTTggcaagtttgtttgacccatctgcagGTATGGGTGGGAGGTAGGTAGGAAATaagatgtatgcttgcccctgattggacctgctGGGAAATGTAATGaattacagtttttcttttttgttgttgttgttttttgtttttcgagacagggtttctctgtggttttggagcctgtcctggaactagctcttgtagaccaggctggcctcgaactcaacagagatccgcctgcctctgcctcccgagtgctgggattaaagcgtgcgcTGCCACCACCCGGCAGGTTTTCCTTCTTAAGCCCTTGCCGTTTTCCAGGAACCTGGGTATGGACCTGGTGAGAGCCCATCtgcctggccagtatttaattaaagcttgcttcagatttggcttaaaaaaaaaaaggaccgaGTCTTGGAAAGTTCCTAAGGGTCAGGCCCTGCCAACTCCCATACTTGCTTCTATACATCCACTCTCATGAAACTCGTTTCATAAGGGGAGGACCGGGCTAAGGGGTGAGGGCTCTCACTTGGAAGACCCctgacttccaggccagcttgagctatggAGTTCATGTGGAGTCTGGCACTGCGAGCGCTGACACTCATCTCTAAGTCTCTGGGCGATGACTATGgtcagatggggaaactgaggcccaggggcCCCACCCTCACCCCGAAGCCGCTGGTCGGCGTCGTCCTGCGTCTCCAGCAGCCGCTCCACCATCTGCTCGTGGCGCTCGAGCAGCCGCCGCAGCTGCGCCTCGGCGCGGTTGGCCCCCAGCAGGCTCAGCAGCCCGTAGCTCACCTCCTCGATGTCGCGGAAAGCCGCCATGACTGACCGCGCCGAGCCCGAGCCCGCGCAAATTTCTCTCCTATGGTCCCGCCTCCTTCCCAGAGCGCCTAGGTCTCATTGGCTGGGTCCTACGTCCGTCTATGGCGTCGGGATGAGCGGCCATTTTGTGGAGAGCTATGCGCAATTTCTCCTGTCACTCACGTGCGATGGCCAATCATCGTAGGGAGGGCGTGTCACGAGGGGCCAGTCCTCGTTCGGCCCAGTACGCATGCGTCAATTCTTCGGCGGGTCTGTTGCGCATGCTTAGACTTGAAAGTTGCGGGACCCTAGAGCTGTTTGCTTCTGTTGGTTGCAGGCAGACTCTAGAGGCGAAGCGGTGAATCGCTTATTATTTTTgcttgaggtttttttgtttttttgtttttgtaatttactTTAGAAATATATTAACTATACATAAAACCAGgatgggagggcaggggaggTGTTGATACttcctgtatagccctggctgtcctgaagctagcTGTGTATGTTTgagaccaccaggctggcctcaaactcactgagatccgacttcctctgcctcctgagtgctgggattaaaggcatgcgccgccactaCCTGGCAgacttatttatctttattttatgtgtatgggcaaaCGTTTTGCCTATGAGTACCACATACTTGCCTGATGCCAGCAGAGGCGAAATATGGGCATCTGATCTTTTGTAACTAAATATGGATGTTTGTGagtaatgtgggtgctgagaattgaacccagtcctctacaagaacagccagtgctctttaccaacGATACATTTCTCTAGCTCCTGCTTCTGTGTTTTTCAAGCGTTTAAGTAGGGGCCTGTgtgtgcttttaatcctagcactcaggaggtaaaggccggaggatctctgtgagtttgagctccAAGACAGACAGGATTATATAAAGAGACCTtgcctaaaaaaacaaaacacaccaaaaataaataaaatttctaagtaGGAGTCTagcatgcaatcccagcactcaggtggtggGAGTGAGAGGATTGATgtgaatcccaggccagcctgggcaacaggcTGAGTGAGGCCCTTGTCCCAACAACTAGAGCAAGGAATCCTGAAGTTGAGCATGCTGGTTCATCCCTGCCACCTCAGGGCTCCAGAGGCTAAGGAAAAGAGCCTCTACTTCAGGAGtgattccagaccagcctgactACAGAGTGCGTCCTGTCTCATTAGATATACACACCAGACAAAGACATGTGCACTGATCTCatgagctgttctctgacctgcacacacccatgcatctcacactaataataaagagaaattaaatttttttgaggcaatcaaaaaccaaaacaagccgggcggtggtggcgcacgcctttaatcccagcacttgggaggcagaggcaggcggatctctgtgagttcgagaccagcctggtctacaagagctagttccaggacaggctccaaaaccacagagaaaccctgtctcgaaaaaccaaaaaaaaaaaaaaaccaaaacaaaaagaaaatgaaaaaaaaagtggaggggGCTGAGCTCTCACAGCAGAAACTGTTCCTGCTTCACCTGGCAATGTAAAGCTGACAGTCAGCCCTCCTTCATTGGGCCTAAACTCAGTAAATTGCATAACAGTGAAGATAGCCTAGCACACAGGTGGCCTGAGTTAAAGCCTTGTGGGTGGGGACCCAGGGTTCAGTTTCTGGGCTGCAACCCTGCCAGTGACCTTGGCTCCTACCAATTCTTCCCAAATCCTGGGGCTAAAGATAGCCTGCTCTTATCAGCAGGGGTGGGGGTTAGGTGATACGTACTGGGATTGGGCAAGAGGACCCAGCAGACACAAATCCCCTGGCCAAAAGAGCCACCCACCTCATCTAAGAGCAAAGGGTGTGCCATCTCTCTGCCATGGCCAGAGTCCCTGTCCAAAAAGAGGCACACACCTACCTCTTACCtccgagccatttctccagcgaCGCACACACTTCAAAAGACCTAGAGAGTAACTTCCTGGTGCTGGGGGGTGGAAAGCCTGGCCTCAGAGGCTGCAAAATGTTGAGGCAGAACTGGAGAGAGCGCAGGTCCTTAACACAATAGAAACACAGGGCTGGCCTAGCCCCAGGGTGTGGtgggttcagctcccaggacTTCCTAAAATCAGGTGTGGAGctgtttataatcccagccctcaacTGTGAATCAGGTGTCAaagaggttaaaaacaaaacagggctggGGTGTGGAGTGGGCTGGTCAGTAGAGAGCTTGCGTGGCGTGCGGGAAGCTCCGAGAGCTAGTCCTGATACTGCGTAATTTGGTGGTGCAAACAGGCCCTGGCACtgggtggggagggcagaggcagggggggtcaggaattcaaggtcatccttgatatAAGATCAAGGTTAACTTGccctacacaagaccctgtctcaaaaaacaaaacgaggAAGCAACCACAAACCAACCAGAATAAACAACCAGCCAACCACACTAGCACGCCTGTGTTTCACCTCAGCTGTGgcgcagaggcagacagatctctgtgagttcaaggccagcctcgtctgcactgggagttccaggtcaggcagggctacacagtgagaccttgtctcaagacctaaaactaatcaaacaaaaaccaacaaacaagagcaaaggaggctggagagatggctcagtggttaagaaagagcacttgctgctcccaTCATGAGGGCTGGAGTTTGTTCAAATCCCAGCGCCCATGTTAGGTGGTTCACAAacatttgtaattccagctccaagggatcccaTGTGCTGTTCTGGCctgcatacacagagaaacagagacacatgcacacacatataaaaagactACCATAGCCAAACAAGGACTAGGGGGTGGCTCGGTGGGTATAGTGTTTGTCGTGGAAACAGCAGGACCTGAGTTCGAGTCAGCAGCACCACATTAAATCCATGCAGAGCAGATGTGATAgccacacctttattcccagcacttaggaggcagaagcagggggatccctgtgagtttaaaggcagcctggtctacatggtgagctccaggacagccagcactacatagactatc
Protein-coding sequences here:
- the Spc24 gene encoding kinetochore protein Spc24 isoform X2, whose amino-acid sequence is MAAFRDIEEVSYGLLSLLGANRAEAQLRRLLERHEQMVERLLETQDDADQRLREVLAVEEEVAQSLLELKESMRQEGTKLQQLDIELQNASKEDACLQARLCQLSTELQELREMEADLQQQETKVDEDTTVTIPSAVPPRPHCGPAHPPGQHTALTEVYQ
- the Spc24 gene encoding kinetochore protein Spc24 isoform X1 → MAAFRDIEEVSYGLLSLLGANRAEAQLRRLLERHEQMVERLLETQDDADQRLREVLAVEEEVAQSLLELKESMRQEGTKLQQLDIELQNASKEDACLQARLCQLSTELQELREMEADLQQQETKVDEDTTVTIPSAVYVAQLYRCISKIEWDYECEPGTIKGIHHGPTVALPIHLDSTQLSQKSISDYLWSLVDTAWEPDLTP